From Flavobacterium lipolyticum, one genomic window encodes:
- a CDS encoding 2-isopropylmalate synthase, producing MNREKVQIFDTTLRDGEQVPGCKLDTKQKLVIAERLDTMGVDIIEAGFPVSSPGDFLSVSEICKIVENATVCGLTRAVKNDIDVAAAALKHAKKPRIHTGIGTSQSHILHKLNTTPEDIIARAKFAVAHAKSYVEDVEFYAEDAGRTDNAFLAKVCEEVIKSGATVLNIPDTTGYCLPEEYGAKIKYLKENVKGIENVTLSCHCHNDLGMATANSIAGAINGARQIECTINGIGERAGNTALEEVVMIFKQHPYLNLDTNINTRELNEMSRLVSESMGMIVQPNKAIVGANAFAHSSGIHQDGVIKNRATYEIMDPLDVGVNESSIILTARSGRAALAYRAKKVGYELTKVQLDIVYIEFLKFADIKKEVIDADIHQIIEAAKIQGELIRN from the coding sequence ATGAATAGAGAGAAAGTTCAAATTTTTGACACCACTTTGCGCGATGGAGAGCAGGTCCCAGGATGTAAGTTAGATACGAAACAAAAACTAGTTATCGCAGAACGACTTGATACAATGGGAGTTGACATTATCGAAGCAGGTTTTCCAGTGTCAAGTCCAGGCGATTTTTTATCGGTTTCTGAGATTTGTAAAATTGTAGAAAATGCAACGGTCTGCGGTCTGACAAGAGCCGTAAAAAACGACATTGATGTTGCTGCAGCTGCCTTAAAGCACGCTAAGAAACCTAGAATCCATACCGGAATCGGAACCTCTCAATCTCACATACTCCATAAACTAAACACAACTCCGGAAGACATCATTGCAAGAGCAAAATTTGCTGTAGCACATGCCAAATCTTATGTGGAAGATGTAGAATTCTATGCCGAAGATGCCGGAAGAACTGATAACGCCTTCCTTGCAAAAGTTTGTGAAGAAGTAATAAAATCAGGAGCAACAGTATTGAATATTCCGGATACAACAGGTTATTGTTTGCCTGAAGAATACGGAGCAAAAATAAAATACCTAAAAGAAAATGTGAAAGGTATTGAAAATGTAACCCTTTCCTGTCACTGTCACAACGATTTAGGAATGGCTACCGCAAACTCCATTGCAGGTGCTATCAACGGAGCAAGACAAATTGAATGTACTATAAATGGCATAGGGGAGAGAGCCGGGAATACAGCTTTAGAAGAAGTTGTAATGATCTTCAAACAACATCCTTACCTTAATTTGGACACCAATATCAATACAAGAGAATTAAACGAGATGAGCCGTTTAGTTTCTGAAAGTATGGGAATGATTGTACAGCCAAACAAAGCCATTGTAGGAGCAAATGCTTTTGCGCACAGCTCCGGAATTCACCAGGATGGAGTGATAAAAAACAGAGCCACTTATGAAATCATGGATCCGCTGGATGTAGGTGTAAATGAGTCCTCTATTATATTAACAGCAAGAAGCGGAAGAGCTGCATTGGCTTACCGCGCTAAAAAAGTAGGTTACGAGCTTACTAAAGTACAACTGGATATCGTATACATTGAATTTTTGAAATTCGCCGATATTAAGAAGGAAGTAATTGATGCAGATATTCATCAAATTATAGAAGCTGCTAAAATTCAGGGAGAATTAATCAGAAACTAG
- the leuB gene encoding 3-isopropylmalate dehydrogenase gives MNLKIAVLPGDGIGPEVILQAKKALHAIGEVYNHEFVFEEALMGAIAIDKTGNPLPEQTLNLCLNTDAVLFGAIGDPKYDNNPSAKVRPEQGLLKLRKELGLFANIRPIKPYKSLIDASPLKREIIDGADFTIFRELTGGAYFGAKTLNEEGTHASDLCEYSEEEITRIAHLAFKSAQNRRKKLTMVDKANVLETSRLWRKVVQKVGQSYPDVALDFLFVDNAAMQLILNPKQFDVILTENLFGDILSDEASVITGSIGLLASASLGEKNALFEPIHGSYPQAKGKNIANPIASILSAAMLLEHFGLLKEAGMIYKAVEKAIEFQVVTVDLKPDSKFGTNEVGDFVSNFIFSKDDLLYFNNDNVHIGQSTIV, from the coding sequence ATGAATTTGAAAATAGCAGTTTTACCAGGAGACGGGATTGGACCAGAAGTAATTTTACAAGCCAAAAAAGCTTTACATGCTATTGGCGAGGTGTACAATCATGAATTTGTTTTTGAAGAGGCGCTTATGGGAGCTATTGCCATTGATAAAACAGGAAATCCTTTGCCGGAGCAGACATTAAACCTTTGTCTAAATACAGATGCGGTATTGTTTGGAGCAATTGGAGATCCTAAATACGATAATAATCCGTCAGCGAAAGTACGTCCGGAGCAAGGATTATTAAAACTGCGTAAGGAGTTGGGATTGTTTGCTAACATACGCCCGATAAAACCTTATAAATCATTAATTGATGCTTCTCCGTTAAAAAGAGAAATTATCGATGGTGCTGATTTTACTATTTTCAGAGAATTAACCGGAGGTGCTTACTTTGGAGCTAAAACCTTAAATGAGGAAGGTACACACGCTTCCGATTTATGTGAATATTCAGAAGAAGAAATCACAAGAATTGCGCATTTGGCTTTTAAATCAGCACAAAACCGACGCAAGAAACTTACGATGGTTGACAAAGCAAATGTTTTAGAAACTTCCCGTTTATGGAGAAAAGTCGTTCAGAAAGTAGGCCAAAGTTATCCTGATGTCGCTTTAGACTTTTTGTTTGTAGATAACGCAGCAATGCAATTGATTCTAAATCCAAAACAATTTGATGTGATTTTGACCGAAAATTTATTCGGAGATATTTTATCAGATGAAGCAAGTGTGATAACGGGATCTATTGGTTTATTAGCCTCAGCATCTTTAGGTGAAAAGAATGCTTTGTTTGAACCTATACACGGTTCATATCCTCAGGCGAAAGGAAAAAACATCGCCAATCCGATTGCTTCAATTTTATCAGCGGCGATGTTATTAGAACATTTTGGTCTGTTGAAAGAAGCTGGCATGATTTATAAAGCAGTCGAAAAAGCAATCGAATTTCAAGTAGTAACCGTTGATTTAAAACCGGATTCAAAGTTCGGTACAAACGAAGTAGGGGACTTTGTATCCAATTTTATCTTCAGTAAAGACGATTTACTCTATTTTAATAATGATAACGTTCACATTGGACAATCAACAATTGTTTAA